In Primulina eburnea isolate SZY01 chromosome 3, ASM2296580v1, whole genome shotgun sequence, one DNA window encodes the following:
- the LOC140828521 gene encoding uncharacterized protein isoform X2, which produces MDFMVEKTQFGKLIKYAADYNLSSQILWFMVRRQVYATDDDEMWFVVNDRPVRFSRMKYALITGLDCSDNFPDEVVEVSNFCDKYFQGSDKVSVKEVEMKLKDLKSVDELLSIERVKMACLYFVCGVLWPIAPVKNPQVDKEIFSLIDYFDVFNKYPCSTISFKGVVCNLKLDLKKKEVVLSKKAENGKFSNSGTHDMVGFINPLQILAYECVRGIGERFAKQREGDNTYLPRMCQWISNNWSKKGSPRYIDILDASKSGKNVSQGQLFPINE; this is translated from the exons ATGGACTTCATGGTTGAAAAAACACAATTTGGCAAACTGATCAAGTATGCTGCGGATTATAATTTATCTAGTCAAATTTTATGGTTTATGGTGAGGAGACAAGTGTATGCAACAGACGATGATGAAATGTGGTTTGTTGTAAATGATAGACCAGTCAGGTTTTCTAGAATGAAGTATGCATTGATAACAGGGTTGGATTGTTctgataattttcctgatgaagtAGTAGAAGTTTCAAACTTTTgtgataaatattttcaaggtaGTGATAAAGTATCTGTGAAGGAAGTTGAAATGAAGTTGAAGGATTTGAAAAGTGTGGATGAGTTGTTGAGTATAGAGAGAGTGAAAATGGCTTGTTTGTACTTCGTCTGTGGTGTACTATGGCCTATAGCTCCAGTTAAGAATCCTCAAGTTGATAAAGAGATTTTTAGCCTGATTGAttattttgatgtttttaataaGTACCCTTGCAGTACAATATCTTTCAAAGGAGTTGTTTGTAATTTGAAGCTTgatttgaagaaaaaagaagTTGTGTTGAGCAAAAAAGCAGAAAACGGTAAGTTTTCGAACAGTGGAACTCATGATATGGTTGGATTCATCAATCCGCTACag ATTCTTGCATACGAATGCGTTCGTGGTATTGGGGAGCGTTTTGCGAAACAAAGAGAAGGAGACAATACATATCTTCCACGCATGTGCCAATGGATTTCCAACAACTGGTCAAAAAAAGGATCTCCTAGATATATTGACATTTTAGATGCATCAAAGAGTGGTAAAAAT GTGAGCCAAGGACAATTGTTTCCAATCAATGAGTGA
- the LOC140828521 gene encoding uncharacterized protein isoform X1, with the protein MDFMVEKTQFGKLIKYAADYNLSSQILWFMVRRQVYATDDDEMWFVVNDRPVRFSRMKYALITGLDCSDNFPDEVVEVSNFCDKYFQGSDKVSVKEVEMKLKDLKSVDELLSIERVKMACLYFVCGVLWPIAPVKNPQVDKEIFSLIDYFDVFNKYPCSTISFKGVVCNLKLDLKKKEVVLSKKAENGKFSNSGTHDMVGFINPLQILAYECVRGIGERFAKQREGDNTYLPRMCQWISNNWSKKGSPRYIDILDASKSGKNIVRSILSLTDQESIASYIRNIFIEDSCTDSHLSYINSLLLVGKSVHITKNPTLCESKETIQSKEEVHERNFVPKISQRGLLNFIQPRKH; encoded by the exons ATGGACTTCATGGTTGAAAAAACACAATTTGGCAAACTGATCAAGTATGCTGCGGATTATAATTTATCTAGTCAAATTTTATGGTTTATGGTGAGGAGACAAGTGTATGCAACAGACGATGATGAAATGTGGTTTGTTGTAAATGATAGACCAGTCAGGTTTTCTAGAATGAAGTATGCATTGATAACAGGGTTGGATTGTTctgataattttcctgatgaagtAGTAGAAGTTTCAAACTTTTgtgataaatattttcaaggtaGTGATAAAGTATCTGTGAAGGAAGTTGAAATGAAGTTGAAGGATTTGAAAAGTGTGGATGAGTTGTTGAGTATAGAGAGAGTGAAAATGGCTTGTTTGTACTTCGTCTGTGGTGTACTATGGCCTATAGCTCCAGTTAAGAATCCTCAAGTTGATAAAGAGATTTTTAGCCTGATTGAttattttgatgtttttaataaGTACCCTTGCAGTACAATATCTTTCAAAGGAGTTGTTTGTAATTTGAAGCTTgatttgaagaaaaaagaagTTGTGTTGAGCAAAAAAGCAGAAAACGGTAAGTTTTCGAACAGTGGAACTCATGATATGGTTGGATTCATCAATCCGCTACag ATTCTTGCATACGAATGCGTTCGTGGTATTGGGGAGCGTTTTGCGAAACAAAGAGAAGGAGACAATACATATCTTCCACGCATGTGCCAATGGATTTCCAACAACTGGTCAAAAAAAGGATCTCCTAGATATATTGACATTTTAGATGCATCAAAGAGTGGTAAAAAT ATTGTTAGGAGTATTTTGTCACTTACAGATCAAGAATCTATTGCTTCTTATATTAGAAATATTTTCATTGAAGATTCTTGTACAGATTCCCATTTGTCCTATATTAATTCATTATTGTTGGTGGGAAAATCTGTGCACATCACTAAGAATCCCACTCTTTGTGAATCTAAAGAGACCATTCAATCCAAAGAAGAAGTCCATGAAAGAAACTTTGTCCCAAAAATAAGTCAAAGAGGTCTTCTAAACTTTATCCAGCCAAGAAAGCACTAG